In Microbacterium sp. 1.5R, the following are encoded in one genomic region:
- a CDS encoding lipopolysaccharide biosynthesis protein, with translation MKVLLSRFAGFSAVPLISFIAPLFLLPIIPNVFGLAAWGSVGTAQAVGTVCAIVAGFGWNISGGARIALSADDDARRQLFGDSFWCRGLLVVAAGLVGAALSSALVPPEFRLVAALVTLATTAAAMTVVWYAVGVGDARVVLLFETVPVSLSVALAIPLLLLTEQLLWYPVLTLIGFLTGPLLLNLRLYRRPVPPFAGRRILRAYRANVSVAAAETIGGTYTSAPIPLAQGLLGATASGQATSADKFFRIALFAVTVLSNTLQKWVLEVSYAHGRARRHLVAFGLHTALALFGGTALALLGPVLSTLLFGRAATPEIAVFLGFGATFALTSLTTPFIRNVLVPAGLNRYVLYGTLGAAVVGVPLMIWASQWGLSGIIAGLAASELVILAVVGSAGTHHLLRERRAAFALVAPSEGGVAHD, from the coding sequence ATGAAGGTTCTGCTGTCACGCTTCGCGGGCTTCAGCGCCGTTCCTCTGATCTCATTCATCGCGCCGCTGTTCCTGCTGCCGATCATCCCGAACGTCTTCGGTCTGGCGGCGTGGGGCTCCGTGGGCACGGCTCAGGCCGTGGGAACCGTCTGCGCGATAGTCGCGGGATTCGGCTGGAACATCTCGGGCGGAGCGCGCATCGCGCTCAGTGCCGACGACGACGCCCGACGTCAGCTCTTCGGTGATTCGTTCTGGTGCCGCGGACTGCTCGTCGTCGCGGCGGGACTCGTCGGTGCCGCCCTCAGCTCGGCCCTGGTTCCCCCCGAGTTCCGCCTTGTCGCCGCCCTCGTCACGCTGGCGACCACTGCCGCGGCCATGACCGTCGTCTGGTACGCAGTCGGCGTCGGGGATGCGCGGGTCGTCCTGCTGTTCGAGACCGTGCCGGTGAGCCTCAGCGTCGCTCTCGCGATCCCGCTCCTCCTGCTCACCGAGCAGCTGCTGTGGTATCCGGTCCTCACTCTGATCGGCTTCCTCACCGGCCCGTTGCTTCTGAACCTCCGCCTCTACCGACGACCCGTGCCTCCGTTCGCCGGGCGGCGCATCCTGCGCGCATATCGCGCGAACGTCTCGGTCGCCGCGGCCGAGACGATCGGCGGAACCTACACCTCTGCGCCCATCCCGCTCGCCCAGGGCCTCCTCGGCGCGACGGCCAGTGGTCAGGCGACCTCCGCCGACAAGTTCTTCCGCATCGCCCTCTTCGCCGTCACGGTGCTGTCGAACACTCTGCAGAAGTGGGTGCTCGAAGTGTCTTATGCGCATGGCCGGGCGCGCCGCCATCTCGTGGCATTCGGCCTCCACACAGCCCTCGCTCTCTTCGGCGGTACGGCGCTGGCTCTGCTCGGCCCTGTGCTGTCCACGCTCCTGTTCGGCCGGGCAGCGACGCCCGAGATCGCCGTGTTCCTGGGCTTCGGCGCCACCTTCGCGCTGACGAGCCTGACGACCCCCTTCATCCGCAACGTCCTGGTGCCGGCCGGCCTCAACCGCTACGTGCTCTACGGCACCCTCGGCGCCGCTGTCGTCGGAGTGCCGCTCATGATCTGGGCGTCCCAGTGGGGTCTCAGCGGGATCATCGCCGGCCTCGCCGCCTCGGAGCTCGTGATCCTCGCCGTCGTCGGGTCGGCCGGAACACATCATCTGCTGCGGGAGAGGCGGGCGGCTTTCGCTCTCGTGGCACCGTCTGAGGGAGGAGTCGCACATGACTGA
- a CDS encoding glycosyltransferase: MVGVIVLAAYRPSRELFTRQLASIRDQTVTDWECIISVDGELETVEEVVAEVAAGDERFRIVADGRRLGFYLNFERGLAAVPAETEWVALSDQDDFWYPDKLEKLLPYLSDSAIVSGQARLVSHPGDEVLGFTDRRQLDAASTMIVNQFTGSLCLFRRDLLTTALPFPRLSSHTVAHDHWLAVVGMAQGGGRIVDEVVQDYVQHSANVFGDPSRLRLGPIATLRRAWGNAVTFAVRYEGAATPSAMTRMLFWIYVGWRQLMAQTLLERDPRAARAIELDRLFGSGRRLPVTLGMLRTVRRARAVPTPFVIAYVASWAAGWLIRGRRRTPTVAR; this comes from the coding sequence ATGGTTGGTGTCATCGTGCTCGCCGCCTACCGACCTTCCCGGGAACTCTTCACCCGCCAGCTCGCCTCTATTCGCGATCAGACGGTCACCGACTGGGAGTGCATCATCTCCGTCGACGGAGAACTGGAGACCGTCGAGGAGGTCGTCGCCGAGGTCGCGGCCGGGGACGAGCGCTTCCGCATCGTCGCGGACGGCAGACGCCTGGGTTTCTACCTGAACTTCGAGAGGGGTCTCGCAGCGGTGCCCGCCGAGACCGAGTGGGTGGCGCTGAGCGACCAGGACGACTTCTGGTATCCCGACAAGCTCGAGAAGCTGCTCCCGTACCTCTCGGATTCGGCGATCGTCTCCGGGCAGGCGCGTCTGGTGTCCCATCCCGGTGACGAGGTGCTCGGATTCACCGACCGCCGGCAGCTCGACGCCGCATCGACGATGATCGTGAATCAGTTCACCGGTTCGTTGTGCCTCTTCCGCCGAGACCTGCTGACGACGGCGCTGCCGTTTCCCCGCCTCTCCTCACACACGGTCGCGCACGATCACTGGCTCGCTGTCGTCGGGATGGCGCAGGGAGGCGGTCGCATCGTGGATGAGGTCGTGCAGGACTACGTGCAGCACTCCGCGAACGTGTTCGGCGACCCGAGCAGGCTGAGACTCGGACCGATCGCGACTCTGCGGAGAGCCTGGGGCAATGCCGTCACGTTCGCCGTGCGGTACGAGGGGGCGGCGACGCCGTCCGCGATGACCCGGATGCTGTTCTGGATCTATGTGGGGTGGCGCCAGCTCATGGCGCAGACGCTCCTGGAGCGTGATCCCCGCGCGGCACGCGCGATCGAGTTGGATCGGCTCTTCGGCTCGGGTCGGCGACTGCCGGTGACCCTGGGGATGTTGCGGACGGTGCGCCGCGCGCGGGCCGTCCCGACGCCTTTCGTCATCGCCTATGTCGCGAGCTGGGCAGCGGGGTGGCTGATCCGGGGCCGGCGGCGCACTCCGACGGTGGCACGCTGA